The sequence below is a genomic window from Leisingera sp. M658.
GCGGGCTTAGCAACTTGTCAGAGAAATGAAAACGACAGAAACCGGCCCGCTGGTATGTCAGCAGGTAATGCAGCAGTCAATGATGGTGCAATTTTGGTTCATGCAGGATGCTTAGCACGGGACATTCAGCCCGCCAAGCTTTTTGCCTCAAACGGCAACGACCGCCCGGTCCGTCTTGGGCCCGGACCGGGCGGCCAAGGGCGCGGCGGAACAGGAGTGCCGCGCCCGTAATTTTGGCAGGCTTAGAACTTGAAGGACGCGCGCAGCGATACCGAAGTGGCATCCGCCCCCACGCCCGAATTGCCGAACTGGTCGAACTCATGCTCCAGCACTTCGCCGCCGATTTGCCACTGGTCGGTCACCTGATAGGCAATGCCGACACCGTAGAACTCACCGGTTTCGCTGCCCAGCGAGCTGTCAGCTTCGGCCACGCCACCGGTCACATAGGCCAGCACATTGCCAAAGTCATAGCCGGCCTTCACCTTGGCACGGGCAACCGAGTCAACAGTCGCACCGCCGCCCAGATCCAGGTCGGTTGCATCATATTCCAGTTCGCCGCCCAATACGAAACGGCCGAAATCATGGTTGTAGCCGCCGTGGATACCATAAGCGGTATCGTCTCCAGAGGCGCCGT
It includes:
- a CDS encoding outer membrane protein, which produces MTRFVAMTAIAAVMGSAAFAGNVSDPVIEPAPAPAPVPVANDGGDWTGFYLGGQVGQLDADASNGASGDDTAYGIHGGYNHDFGRFVLGGELEYDATDLDLGGGATVDSVARAKVKAGYDFGNVLAYVTGGVAEADSSLGSETGEFYGVGIAYQVTDQWQIGGEVLEHEFDQFGNSGVGADATSVSLRASFKF